A genome region from Colwellia sp. Arc7-D includes the following:
- a CDS encoding ABC transporter permease subunit — MYLLYVIKPIFESAKVEPTAQFVISDQSRILATGVDELKEVAYSITEQGFINFYQLVDSGGYKAGDKILSEQLTDDGISIKQLVNIGQEQKLLLDSAGNVQLVVPNFFANFDSGERVIVPSIRYPLGEDYLPLDEQGGSFSKLSFAMDDEKAVFVGFTADNRLIKTTLLAEDDFNYDTAFDAQYEEIDYTAKVINDILVSPDLAMVFVRQGDQVAVFSLDDEEAELKATIIPQLSQNKSTPNHITAMALLSGGSSILLGDDNGSVSQWFEVATDQGREFKEIRRFNVSDNEPVSAIYTEQFRKSFYTETPSGEMGMFYTTSEADLWRGQLHQGNAQAFAIAPRADGLVLFYDNQLALYAVENEHPEVTWQALWQEVWYEGYPEPEFIWQSTSGSDDFEGKFSLVPISFGTIKAATYAMLFAVPIALTAAIYTAYFMTPGMRRKVKPTIEMMEALPTVILGFLAGLWLAPIIEIYLPAIFLLLIFIPSSVFITAFAWHKLPRETKTRIPETWAPIILIPAILIAAYAAFALSPVLELYMFGGDVRQFITNDLGIDFDQRNALVVGIAMGFAVIPTIFSMAEDAIFSVPKHLTSGSLALGATQWQTLIKVVLLTASPGIFSAVMMGLGRAVGETMIVLMATGNTPILDWSIFQGMRTLAANIAVEMPESEVGSSHYRILFLAAFVLFVFTFVFNTLAEFIRQRLREKYSSM, encoded by the coding sequence ATGTATTTACTATACGTAATAAAACCTATTTTTGAATCTGCAAAAGTTGAACCTACGGCTCAATTTGTTATTAGTGACCAAAGTCGTATTCTTGCAACCGGGGTTGATGAGTTAAAAGAGGTGGCCTATAGCATTACAGAACAAGGCTTTATCAACTTTTATCAATTAGTTGATAGTGGCGGGTATAAAGCGGGTGATAAAATATTATCAGAGCAACTCACTGATGACGGTATTAGCATCAAGCAACTGGTCAATATTGGTCAAGAGCAAAAGTTATTACTTGATAGTGCTGGAAATGTTCAGCTTGTTGTACCAAACTTTTTTGCTAACTTTGATAGTGGTGAAAGAGTTATTGTTCCAAGTATTCGTTATCCATTAGGTGAAGACTATTTACCTCTTGATGAACAAGGCGGTTCTTTTAGTAAACTATCGTTTGCTATGGATGATGAAAAGGCTGTTTTCGTTGGCTTTACAGCTGATAATCGTCTGATTAAAACTACTTTACTCGCCGAAGATGACTTCAATTATGACACTGCCTTTGATGCGCAATATGAAGAAATTGATTACACCGCCAAGGTGATTAACGATATTTTAGTCTCACCTGATTTAGCAATGGTATTTGTTCGACAAGGTGACCAAGTTGCCGTGTTTTCATTAGATGACGAAGAAGCTGAGCTAAAAGCAACGATTATTCCTCAGCTGTCGCAAAACAAATCGACTCCAAACCATATTACCGCTATGGCGTTATTATCTGGCGGTAGCTCAATTTTATTAGGTGATGATAATGGTTCAGTAAGCCAATGGTTTGAAGTGGCAACAGATCAAGGGCGCGAATTTAAAGAAATTCGACGATTTAATGTCAGCGACAACGAGCCTGTGAGTGCCATTTATACAGAGCAATTTCGCAAAAGTTTTTATACCGAAACACCCTCGGGTGAAATGGGGATGTTTTATACCACCAGTGAAGCTGATTTATGGCGTGGTCAGCTACATCAAGGAAATGCTCAAGCATTTGCTATTGCCCCCCGTGCTGATGGATTAGTGTTGTTTTATGACAACCAATTAGCACTTTACGCGGTTGAAAATGAACACCCAGAAGTTACATGGCAAGCACTTTGGCAAGAAGTTTGGTATGAAGGTTACCCAGAGCCTGAGTTTATTTGGCAATCAACCTCTGGCTCAGATGATTTTGAAGGTAAATTTTCTTTAGTGCCAATTTCTTTCGGTACCATTAAAGCTGCAACGTATGCAATGCTATTTGCCGTACCTATTGCGTTAACCGCTGCTATATATACCGCATATTTTATGACGCCAGGTATGCGCAGAAAAGTTAAACCAACCATTGAAATGATGGAAGCATTACCTACGGTTATATTAGGCTTTTTGGCTGGTCTTTGGTTAGCACCAATTATTGAAATTTATCTTCCTGCTATATTTTTGTTATTAATATTTATTCCCTCATCCGTATTTATAACCGCTTTCGCATGGCATAAATTACCGCGCGAAACGAAAACGCGTATTCCTGAAACATGGGCACCTATTATACTAATACCCGCTATTCTCATTGCCGCTTATGCTGCATTCGCATTATCTCCGGTACTTGAACTGTATATGTTTGGTGGTGATGTTAGGCAGTTTATTACTAATGATTTGGGCATTGATTTTGATCAACGTAATGCTTTAGTTGTTGGTATTGCTATGGGGTTTGCGGTTATACCAACGATATTCTCTATGGCTGAAGATGCCATATTCAGTGTTCCTAAGCACTTAACCAGTGGTTCATTAGCGTTAGGAGCCACACAATGGCAAACCCTGATTAAAGTTGTGTTACTGACGGCAAGTCCAGGCATATTTTCTGCCGTTATGATGGGATTAGGACGCGCTGTTGGTGAAACCATGATTGTATTAATGGCTACAGGAAACACCCCAATTCTCGACTGGAGTATTTTCCAAGGTATGCGAACACTGGCAGCTAATATTGCTGTTGAAATGCCGGAATCTGAAGTCGGTAGCTCCCATTATCGAATTCTATTCTTGGCAGCATTTGTTTTATTTGTATTTACGTTTGTATTTAACACGCTTGCTGAGTTTATACGTCAGCGTTTGCGTGAAAAATATAGCTCAATGTAG
- the pstA gene encoding phosphate ABC transporter permease PstA produces MNNWFKSGSPWVWLSAGGVSISLISVLGLLWLIASRGLSYFWPADIYQFDMTDEQGQPLTVIGEIYDRESIPVTQLVHLNLDIDKSAETIERLLIKTGNRELVSLDFRWILVPQINKTSLPEELVVIERRTNGNFYGYIEDIILDGAPVGQNKMAELVELVERVSDFQDEIQTLQTSDIGAINYQIERIRLKERKHNLDDTLTTELEQEFKVNVAELKADYQVLEKQLMSLREKISRDQIVMRAMDGQKVIINFEDILHVTFNNKLSLFAKVKIFLSQIVAFVSDDPREANTEGGVFPAIFGTVLMVLLMTVIVSPLGVVAAIYLHEYAGNNALTKLLRIAVINLAGVPSIVYGVFGLGFFVYMVGGSLDQLFYAETLPSPTFGTPGVMWSALTLAILTLPVVIVSTEEGLSRIPSAMRHGSLALGATKAETLWRIILPIASPAIMTGIILAIARAAGEVAPLMLVGVVKMAPNLPLDGNFPFLHLDRKFMHLGFHIYDVGFQSPNVEAARPLVYATALLLVTIIVALNMTAVSIRNRLREKYRMLEH; encoded by the coding sequence ATGAATAATTGGTTTAAGTCTGGCTCGCCTTGGGTGTGGTTGTCAGCAGGTGGTGTAAGCATAAGCCTGATATCGGTTTTAGGTTTATTGTGGTTAATTGCATCACGGGGTTTAAGTTATTTCTGGCCAGCAGATATTTATCAGTTTGATATGACTGATGAGCAAGGTCAGCCTTTAACGGTTATTGGTGAAATTTACGATAGAGAAAGCATACCGGTTACACAGTTAGTGCATTTAAATCTTGATATAGATAAATCTGCAGAAACCATCGAGCGACTTTTAATTAAGACCGGTAATCGCGAGCTTGTTAGTTTAGATTTTCGCTGGATATTAGTACCTCAAATTAATAAAACCTCTTTACCTGAAGAGCTTGTGGTAATAGAGCGCAGAACTAATGGTAATTTTTATGGCTATATTGAAGACATTATCCTTGATGGTGCACCTGTTGGTCAGAACAAAATGGCTGAGCTTGTTGAGCTTGTTGAGCGAGTTAGTGATTTTCAAGATGAAATTCAGACTCTACAAACCTCAGACATTGGTGCGATTAACTATCAAATTGAACGCATCCGGTTAAAAGAACGTAAACATAATCTTGATGATACGCTGACTACTGAATTAGAACAGGAGTTCAAAGTTAATGTAGCCGAATTAAAAGCAGATTATCAAGTACTTGAAAAACAGTTAATGTCGTTACGTGAAAAAATATCTCGCGACCAAATTGTTATGCGCGCTATGGATGGTCAAAAAGTTATTATTAATTTTGAAGACATACTACACGTTACCTTTAATAATAAACTGAGCCTTTTTGCAAAAGTTAAAATATTTCTCAGCCAAATCGTTGCTTTTGTTAGTGATGACCCACGCGAGGCGAATACCGAAGGTGGTGTATTCCCAGCAATATTTGGTACGGTGTTAATGGTGTTGTTGATGACAGTCATTGTGTCACCTTTAGGTGTGGTAGCGGCTATTTATTTACATGAATATGCGGGTAATAACGCCTTGACCAAACTCTTACGTATAGCGGTAATTAACCTGGCAGGTGTACCTTCAATTGTATACGGCGTGTTTGGTTTGGGGTTCTTTGTTTATATGGTAGGCGGCAGTTTAGACCAATTATTTTATGCTGAAACATTGCCTAGCCCAACATTTGGTACGCCAGGGGTTATGTGGTCAGCACTTACGTTAGCCATTTTAACTTTACCTGTCGTTATTGTATCAACAGAAGAAGGGCTATCACGTATTCCTTCAGCAATGCGGCACGGCAGTTTGGCGTTAGGCGCTACCAAAGCTGAAACGTTATGGCGTATTATTTTACCAATTGCCAGTCCGGCTATTATGACAGGTATTATTTTAGCTATTGCGCGAGCAGCAGGTGAGGTAGCACCACTTATGCTCGTTGGTGTCGTAAAAATGGCACCTAATTTACCACTTGATGGCAATTTTCCGTTCTTACATTTAGATCGTAAGTTTATGCACTTAGGGTTCCATATCTACGATGTTGGCTTCCAAAGCCCGAACGTTGAAGCAGCAAGACCATTGGTTTATGCCACGGCTCTGTTATTGGTGACAATTATTGTAGCTTTGAATATGACAGCAGTGTCTATTCGAAACCGATTACGAGAAAAATATCGTATGTTAGAGCATTAA
- the fahA gene encoding fumarylacetoacetase: protein MSNTNLLNETHNPALISWVASANVESCDFPIQNLPFASFKIKGGNDAFRAGVAIGDQVIDLKALFELAIFDGDAQLALEKCCDSQLNDFMSMGKQFWSALRQALSQALTQGSALESKLTSCLIAQADVEYALPCQIGDYTDFYTSIHHATSVGKKFRPDNPLLPNYKWVPIGYHGRSSSIEVSGNDFKRPKGQTKAPTATEPSFGPCKRLDYEMEVGIFIGNGNDLGAPISIENAEDHVFGMCLFNDWSARDIQGWEYQPLGPFLSKSFASTVSPWIVTSEALAPYRAAWTRDEADPQPMPYLESQKNRDFGSLDLSLQVLIETEAMRNAGQKAVQLSQSNFKDSYWTVAQMVAHHTVNGCNLRAGDMFGSGTQSGAKPEEAGSMLELSNAGSEPITLPNGETRTFLEDGDAIIMKGWCKKAGAARIGFGEVSATILAAD from the coding sequence ATGTCTAACACCAATTTACTGAATGAAACACATAACCCAGCCTTAATCAGTTGGGTAGCATCTGCTAATGTTGAAAGTTGCGATTTTCCAATTCAAAATCTACCTTTTGCTAGTTTTAAAATAAAAGGCGGCAACGACGCATTTCGTGCAGGTGTAGCTATTGGTGATCAAGTAATAGATTTAAAAGCGTTATTTGAATTAGCTATTTTTGATGGTGATGCTCAACTAGCGTTAGAGAAATGTTGTGATTCGCAACTAAATGACTTTATGTCAATGGGTAAGCAATTCTGGAGTGCTTTACGCCAAGCTTTATCACAAGCATTAACACAAGGTTCAGCGCTTGAATCGAAGCTTACTTCATGTTTGATTGCTCAGGCTGATGTTGAGTATGCCTTGCCATGTCAAATTGGGGATTACACCGATTTTTATACTTCAATTCATCATGCTACATCGGTTGGTAAAAAATTCAGACCTGATAACCCGTTGTTACCAAATTATAAATGGGTTCCTATTGGCTACCATGGTCGCTCTTCTTCAATTGAAGTTTCAGGTAATGATTTTAAGCGTCCTAAAGGGCAAACAAAAGCGCCGACAGCAACAGAGCCATCTTTTGGTCCATGTAAACGTTTAGATTATGAAATGGAAGTCGGTATATTTATTGGTAACGGTAATGACTTGGGCGCACCTATAAGTATTGAAAATGCTGAAGATCATGTGTTTGGCATGTGTTTATTCAATGATTGGTCTGCTCGTGATATTCAAGGTTGGGAATATCAGCCTTTAGGGCCATTTCTATCAAAAAGTTTTGCTTCAACGGTTTCTCCATGGATTGTTACCTCAGAAGCATTAGCGCCTTATCGTGCCGCTTGGACACGTGATGAAGCTGATCCTCAACCTATGCCTTACTTGGAGTCACAGAAAAACCGAGATTTTGGCTCTTTAGATTTAAGTCTACAGGTTCTAATTGAAACTGAAGCTATGCGTAACGCTGGACAAAAAGCAGTACAGTTATCGCAATCAAACTTTAAAGATTCATACTGGACTGTAGCGCAGATGGTAGCTCATCATACGGTTAACGGTTGTAATTTACGTGCAGGTGATATGTTTGGTAGCGGAACGCAATCAGGAGCTAAACCTGAAGAAGCTGGCTCAATGCTCGAATTATCTAATGCAGGCTCTGAGCCTATTACTTTACCTAACGGTGAAACGCGTACCTTTTTAGAAGATGGTGATGCGATAATCATGAAAGGTTGGTGTAAAAAAGCAGGAGCAGCACGTATTGGTTTTGGTGAAGTAAGTGCAACAATTTTAGCTGCTGATTAA
- the phoU gene encoding phosphate signaling complex protein PhoU, with translation MDKLNVGRHISGQFNEDLERIINHVMHMGGLVEKQLAEALTSVCDADEALAKKVLSNDYLINNAEVSIDDECTRIIAKRQPAAGDLRLVMAIVKTITDLERIGDEAGKIANVTLESFSGKHKDLLSNLDNLGRHVLTFLQATLDAFTRMDFDAAVKVHKSDDKIDREYEALMRQLMTYMMEDPRSIPQIMSVIWSARALERIGDRCQNICEYIIYFVKGKSVRHTAREDFESLS, from the coding sequence GTGGATAAATTAAATGTTGGACGTCATATTTCTGGCCAGTTTAACGAAGATCTAGAACGTATTATTAATCATGTTATGCACATGGGTGGTTTAGTCGAGAAGCAATTAGCTGAAGCATTAACGTCGGTATGTGACGCTGATGAAGCATTAGCAAAAAAAGTGCTAAGTAACGACTACCTTATTAATAATGCTGAAGTTAGTATTGATGATGAGTGTACGCGCATTATCGCTAAACGTCAGCCGGCTGCAGGCGATTTACGCTTGGTGATGGCCATTGTTAAAACAATCACGGATCTTGAACGTATTGGTGATGAAGCTGGAAAAATTGCTAATGTTACTTTAGAGAGCTTTTCAGGTAAGCATAAAGATTTATTGTCAAATTTGGATAACTTAGGTCGCCATGTTTTAACTTTTTTACAAGCGACCTTAGATGCATTTACCCGTATGGATTTTGATGCAGCGGTGAAAGTGCATAAAAGTGATGATAAAATAGATCGTGAATACGAAGCACTGATGCGCCAATTGATGACCTATATGATGGAAGATCCTCGTTCTATTCCTCAAATAATGAGTGTTATATGGTCCGCTCGTGCATTAGAGCGAATTGGTGACCGTTGTCAAAATATTTGTGAATACATTATTTATTTTGTTAAAGGTAAATCGGTTCGTCATACAGCTCGGGAAGATTTTGAATCCTTATCTTAA
- a CDS encoding rhodanese-related sulfurtransferase, translating into MNNITVCALYKFVRLENFEAIKPQLQKVMENNAVKGTLLLALEGINGTIAGTQAGIDTVLAFINSDNRLSGVSTKSSFHQENPFQRTKVKLKKEIVTMGVEGIDPTLTVGTYVKPKDWNALISDPEVLLIDTRNDYEVEIGTFENAINPNTETFREFPDYVAKNLDKNKHKKVAMFCTGGIRCEKSTAYLKEQGFDEVYHLEGGVLKYLEEVPEQETKWQGECFVFDARVAVNHSLERGKYDQCFACRYPITDEEKTSEHYIQGVSCPRCFDKYTDEQKSSFQEREKQINLAKARGEAHIGGEIKQVIAERRATKSAIKQAQKK; encoded by the coding sequence ATGAATAACATCACTGTTTGTGCATTATATAAATTTGTACGTTTAGAAAATTTTGAAGCAATTAAGCCGCAATTACAAAAAGTAATGGAAAACAACGCAGTTAAAGGCACTTTACTTTTAGCGTTAGAAGGCATAAATGGCACTATAGCGGGGACACAAGCCGGCATAGACACCGTATTAGCTTTTATTAATAGCGACAATCGCTTATCTGGCGTATCAACGAAGTCTTCGTTTCATCAAGAAAATCCTTTTCAGCGTACAAAAGTTAAATTGAAGAAAGAAATTGTTACCATGGGTGTTGAAGGTATAGACCCAACTCTAACGGTAGGTACTTACGTAAAACCTAAAGATTGGAATGCACTAATTTCTGATCCAGAAGTTTTATTAATAGATACACGTAATGATTATGAAGTAGAAATTGGTACTTTTGAAAATGCGATCAATCCAAACACCGAAACGTTTCGAGAATTCCCTGATTATGTGGCAAAAAACTTAGATAAAAACAAACATAAAAAAGTCGCTATGTTTTGTACCGGCGGTATACGCTGCGAAAAATCAACAGCCTACTTGAAAGAGCAAGGATTTGATGAGGTTTACCATTTAGAAGGCGGAGTTTTAAAATACCTTGAAGAAGTGCCCGAGCAAGAAACTAAGTGGCAAGGTGAATGCTTTGTTTTTGACGCCCGCGTTGCAGTCAACCATAGCTTAGAACGTGGCAAATATGATCAATGCTTTGCTTGTCGCTACCCAATTACTGACGAAGAAAAAACCAGTGAACATTATATTCAAGGAGTAAGCTGCCCACGATGTTTCGATAAATACACTGATGAACAAAAAAGTAGTTTTCAAGAACGTGAGAAACAAATAAATCTAGCTAAAGCACGTGGTGAAGCTCATATTGGTGGCGAAATAAAACAAGTTATTGCCGAGCGAAGAGCAACTAAAAGCGCGATTAAACAAGCGCAGAAAAAATAA
- the pstB gene encoding phosphate ABC transporter ATP-binding protein PstB produces the protein MISVTPKNLSDQNVKLDLNNLSPEQVALEIKNLDLYYGNKQALQDISMSIPKGQVTAFIGPSGCGKSTLLRCINRMNDLVDICKITGQINLHGENIYDRHTDVAALRRKVGMVFQRPNPFPKSIYENVVYGLRIMGENNRRVLDEAAENALRSAALWNEVKDRLHESALGLSGGQQQRLVIARAIAIKPEVLLLDEPTSALDPISTLTIEELINDLKKQFTVVIVTHNMQQAARVSDQTAFMYMGDLIEYSDTNTLFTTPTKKKTEDYITGRYG, from the coding sequence ATGATTTCTGTTACGCCAAAAAATTTATCAGATCAAAATGTTAAGCTCGATCTTAATAACCTTTCGCCAGAGCAAGTTGCGTTAGAGATTAAGAACCTAGATTTATATTATGGTAACAAACAGGCATTGCAAGATATTTCAATGTCGATCCCTAAAGGCCAAGTAACGGCATTTATTGGACCGAGTGGTTGTGGCAAGTCAACATTACTGCGCTGCATTAATCGCATGAATGATTTGGTTGATATTTGTAAAATTACCGGTCAAATTAACTTACATGGCGAAAATATTTACGACCGCCATACTGATGTAGCAGCATTGCGTCGTAAAGTAGGTATGGTATTTCAACGTCCTAATCCATTTCCTAAATCGATTTATGAAAATGTGGTTTATGGTCTACGTATTATGGGTGAGAACAACCGCCGGGTATTAGATGAGGCTGCGGAAAATGCATTGCGAAGCGCGGCATTATGGAATGAAGTAAAAGACAGGTTACATGAAAGTGCTTTAGGGCTTTCTGGTGGTCAGCAACAACGTTTGGTGATTGCTCGAGCCATAGCGATTAAACCTGAGGTGTTATTGTTAGATGAACCAACATCTGCATTGGATCCTATTTCAACATTAACGATTGAAGAGTTAATAAACGATTTAAAGAAACAATTTACTGTCGTTATCGTGACGCATAATATGCAACAGGCGGCCCGTGTTTCAGACCAAACGGCGTTTATGTATATGGGTGACTTGATTGAATACAGTGATACAAATACCTTATTTACTACACCAACAAAGAAGAAAACAGAAGATTATATTACTGGCCGTTACGGTTAA
- a CDS encoding TonB-dependent receptor codes for MSTTFRTGTLALAVGLALGTAPSFAAGFAEEAAKKESVERIAVIGSRSAPRSVAESPVPIDIIGGDELGKNASSDMLDMLVGAIPSLNARAQPISDAASLIRPVNLRGLPSDSTLVLLNGKRRHRASVIAFQGGGINDGAQGPDISVIPSVAIKQVEVLRDGAAAQYGSDAIAGVMNFVLKDDADGGSISVKQGSYYEGDGDQTIVDGNVGLPFTKDGFVNLSFQLKNADATSRSVQRPDAQGIADAGNTSIQDPAQIWGNPEVKDDITLFGNVGLDLGDDKEFYMFGNYSERDVTGGFYYRNPHNRGNVYSVDGGETLLVGDIAQSQGAARTCAVVPANVPNVLDTTEYQAMVADPNCFSMNQIFPGGYTPQFGGNITDTSLTVGTKGDINSGMLEGWYFDVSGSVGRNESKFNLKNTLNPSLGLETPVDFQTGSYIQMEKTFNFDLVKGFEMGLEEPVNVATGLEWREESFEIVSGEEASWKAGAFSDQGFNIGSHGFKGFGPETQGRNDRRNIAAYVDVEAQLTEDFLLGAAVRYEDFTTFGNTTNYKLTAQYTLNDEFSFRASHSTGFRAPTVGQANVVNTQTSLVMGDLIQTFLAPPTNPLSAFYGGKELAPEESRSFAGGMVYQEGDFFFTLDYYNIEVTDRLAQSSQIDVEPADYAELEALGVVNPELISAVTYFANDFDTTTQGVDIVANYSMELLDGDTLLSLAYNWNETTVDKFNPDTTDEGKVHRLEEGMPDHRATFTISQTWDSVTSFVRVNYFGEYFATHADDTCAIGCWNEVADSAITLDAEVSYFVNDSITLSVGANNLFDQEAQKLPEESYGQLGAEYYESGPFDYNGGFYYVKATYNF; via the coding sequence ATGTCTACAACATTTCGCACAGGTACTTTAGCTTTAGCTGTTGGCTTAGCACTAGGAACTGCTCCTAGTTTTGCTGCTGGTTTTGCTGAAGAAGCAGCCAAAAAAGAAAGTGTTGAACGTATCGCCGTTATTGGTTCACGTTCAGCACCTCGTTCAGTAGCAGAATCACCAGTACCTATTGATATTATTGGTGGTGATGAGTTAGGTAAAAATGCTTCAAGTGACATGCTAGACATGTTGGTTGGTGCAATTCCCTCGTTAAATGCTCGCGCACAACCTATTAGTGATGCAGCATCACTAATTCGCCCAGTAAACTTACGTGGTTTACCATCTGATTCAACGTTAGTACTTTTAAACGGTAAACGTCGTCACCGTGCATCAGTTATTGCATTCCAAGGTGGTGGTATTAATGATGGTGCACAAGGTCCTGATATTTCAGTAATACCAAGTGTTGCTATCAAGCAAGTTGAAGTATTACGCGATGGTGCTGCAGCACAATATGGTTCAGATGCTATTGCTGGTGTAATGAACTTTGTATTGAAAGATGATGCAGATGGCGGTTCAATCTCTGTAAAACAAGGTTCTTACTACGAAGGTGATGGTGACCAAACGATCGTAGACGGTAACGTCGGTTTACCATTTACTAAAGATGGCTTTGTAAATTTAAGTTTTCAGTTAAAAAATGCTGATGCAACGAGCCGAAGTGTACAACGTCCTGATGCACAAGGCATTGCAGACGCTGGCAATACTTCAATTCAAGACCCTGCCCAAATTTGGGGTAATCCTGAAGTTAAAGATGACATTACTTTATTCGGTAATGTTGGTTTAGATTTAGGTGATGATAAAGAATTCTACATGTTCGGTAACTACTCTGAGCGTGATGTGACCGGTGGTTTCTACTACCGTAACCCACATAACCGTGGCAATGTTTATTCTGTTGATGGTGGTGAAACACTGCTTGTTGGCGATATCGCACAATCACAAGGCGCAGCGCGCACATGTGCTGTAGTTCCTGCAAACGTTCCAAATGTTCTTGATACTACTGAATACCAAGCAATGGTTGCCGATCCTAACTGTTTCTCAATGAACCAAATATTCCCAGGTGGTTACACACCACAATTTGGTGGCAATATTACTGATACATCATTAACTGTTGGTACTAAAGGTGACATTAACAGTGGCATGCTTGAAGGTTGGTATTTTGACGTAAGTGGTTCAGTAGGTCGTAACGAATCTAAATTTAATTTAAAAAACACTTTAAACCCATCACTTGGTTTAGAAACGCCTGTTGATTTTCAAACAGGTAGTTATATCCAAATGGAAAAAACGTTTAACTTTGATTTAGTTAAAGGTTTTGAAATGGGTCTAGAAGAGCCAGTGAATGTTGCTACAGGTCTTGAATGGCGTGAAGAAAGCTTTGAAATCGTTTCTGGTGAAGAAGCATCATGGAAAGCGGGTGCATTTTCTGACCAAGGCTTCAATATCGGTTCACATGGTTTTAAAGGTTTTGGTCCTGAAACTCAAGGTCGTAATGACCGTCGTAACATTGCCGCTTATGTTGATGTTGAAGCACAGTTAACTGAAGACTTTTTACTTGGCGCTGCTGTACGTTATGAAGATTTCACAACCTTCGGTAATACAACTAACTATAAGCTAACAGCACAATACACGCTTAATGATGAATTTTCATTCAGAGCGTCTCATAGTACAGGTTTTAGAGCACCTACTGTTGGTCAAGCTAACGTTGTTAACACGCAAACATCACTAGTAATGGGCGATTTAATTCAAACATTCTTAGCACCACCAACGAACCCACTTTCTGCGTTTTATGGCGGTAAAGAGTTAGCACCTGAAGAATCACGCAGCTTTGCTGGTGGTATGGTTTATCAAGAAGGTGATTTCTTCTTTACACTTGATTACTACAACATTGAAGTTACTGATCGTTTAGCTCAGTCTAGCCAAATTGATGTTGAACCTGCTGATTATGCTGAACTTGAAGCACTTGGTGTTGTTAACCCTGAGTTGATTTCTGCGGTAACTTATTTTGCTAACGACTTCGATACAACTACTCAAGGTGTTGATATTGTTGCAAACTATTCAATGGAGTTATTAGACGGTGATACATTGTTATCATTAGCTTATAACTGGAATGAAACAACTGTTGATAAGTTTAATCCAGATACAACTGATGAAGGTAAAGTACATCGTTTAGAAGAAGGTATGCCTGATCATCGTGCTACTTTCACTATTTCACAAACTTGGGATAGCGTAACGAGTTTTGTACGTGTTAACTACTTTGGTGAGTACTTTGCAACTCATGCAGATGATACATGTGCCATTGGTTGTTGGAATGAAGTTGCTGACTCAGCAATAACTCTTGATGCCGAAGTAAGTTACTTCGTAAATGACAGTATTACATTGTCTGTTGGCGCGAATAACCTTTTCGACCAAGAAGCTCAAAAGTTACCTGAAGAGTCTTACGGTCAGTTAGGTGCAGAGTACTATGAAAGTGGTCCGTTCGATTACAACGGCGGCTTCTACTACGTGAAAGCTACTTATAACTTTTAA
- a CDS encoding TIGR00153 family protein, protein MARNSIIGIFAKSPIKPLEKHIRIVHKCCSQLVPFFAAVTEEDWSAAGKMRNKISKLERDADDLKRQIRLELPGGLFMPVDRADLLELLSQQDKIANRAKDIAGRIFGRKLTIPTVLQEQFIAYVARSIDAAEKAADAINELDDLLETGFRGREVELVTKMISQLDEIEDETDGMQIQLRKELLNIEKDLNCVDVMFLYQIIDWVGDLADLAERVGARLEILLARK, encoded by the coding sequence ATGGCCAGAAATTCAATTATTGGTATTTTTGCAAAATCGCCAATTAAACCATTAGAAAAACACATTCGAATAGTACACAAATGTTGTAGTCAACTTGTACCTTTCTTCGCAGCAGTTACTGAAGAAGATTGGAGTGCTGCAGGTAAAATGCGTAATAAAATTTCGAAGTTAGAGCGTGATGCTGATGACTTAAAACGTCAAATTCGATTGGAACTTCCGGGTGGTTTATTTATGCCCGTAGATCGTGCTGATTTACTCGAGTTATTATCTCAACAAGACAAAATTGCCAATCGCGCAAAAGATATTGCCGGACGTATCTTTGGTCGCAAATTAACCATTCCTACCGTATTACAAGAACAGTTCATTGCTTATGTAGCACGCAGCATTGACGCTGCTGAAAAAGCTGCTGACGCAATAAATGAACTGGATGACCTACTAGAAACTGGATTTCGTGGTCGTGAAGTTGAATTAGTCACTAAAATGATCAGTCAACTTGACGAAATTGAAGATGAAACAGATGGTATGCAAATTCAACTACGTAAAGAGCTATTAAATATTGAAAAAGATTTAAATTGCGTAGATGTAATGTTTTTATATCAAATCATCGATTGGGTTGGCGACTTAGCTGATCTTGCCGAACGTGTTGGTGCACGTTTAGAAATTCTTTTGGCTAGAAAATAG